Genomic DNA from Kluyveromyces lactis strain NRRL Y-1140 chromosome C complete sequence:
cttttttatttttctctCATTCTTAGGAACTCTCTGGCATTGGAATACTGACATTACTTGTGTGAGTATATTATCCTGTTGCAGAAATATACTTAGAAGACACTTTAGCCGCTTGCTTCATTTGCTGCGCTGGTTATAACTTATAGACCCAAGTCAAAtctgttttttcttttggatttttCTGATCAATCAACTTTATTGCTTTACTCTTCCAATAGTCTGACTATCTTTCAATTAGTCAAACATTACTAGGAAAAACCTCTTAAGGTAAATTATCTTCGTGAAACAGTTTTCTGCTTTTTTGAGTTTATCCTCGATTTTCCAATAAGTCATTTCTGCTTTCTCGTTAAAACCTTGTATTTGCGGTTAGCTGATTTTTTACTCTTCAAAGTAAACTTTactttttatttctttatcatcCCTTTTATTACCAATTTGACACATTTCGTTTCTATTTTTTACCTTCTCAATTATGGCTCTTACAGGAAAGCGTTCTCATATATTACTATTAAGTGATAGAAACAACAATAAAGATAATACAACCAGGAATAACAATCCAGAAGGATCTGGTGGTACACATAATGCACCATTCATTTTGCAACAAAAACGAGCCAAATTAAATGGTGGTCGTTACAAAGTCACTGCTGAATATTCTAGCCCTGTAGATTCCGAAGATGATTGCAATGATACCGGCTATTCTTCTATCGATTTCGATTCAGTAGTGCATCCTTCAAGGAAGGCTAATCTTCACTTTCCAAACCCCAGAGCATTAGCCGAAATAGTCAATTGCCCGGCATCATGCAGTGATGCATTTACGTTGAATTCCAAACTTGATATCAAGAATGCAGCCAGTACCGTCAATGATACCTCAGACTTTTCTACTGTAAACAGTGATAACACTGGTGTGGAGAAGGAGTCAACTGATCCAAATATGTTTTCCAGTACTGCATCCACTGCAAATTATTTAACAACGTCAATCCCAAGACCTTTGTCGAGACATTCTTCGTGTGTTGTTCCTCAGTCTGATCTGCTGGCAAGAGAACGTTGTTTCGATTACATTGTCCAATCCATTGATGAAGTTTGGGCAAGATATTGCGACACGACGTCTTCAGCTGAGAATCAACTTTACCCATATGGATATGTCTCCCCTGTATCAGATTCTGAAACTTCCGGCAGTGAAAGCGATTCGGGTTATAAATCTAGTACGGACGCCGAAACTGACTGCGAATATCGTAAGG
This window encodes:
- a CDS encoding uncharacterized protein (conserved hypothetical protein) encodes the protein MALTGKRSHILLLSDRNNNKDNTTRNNNPEGSGGTHNAPFILQQKRAKLNGGRYKVTAEYSSPVDSEDDCNDTGYSSIDFDSVVHPSRKANLHFPNPRALAEIVNCPASCSDAFTLNSKLDIKNAASTVNDTSDFSTVNSDNTGVEKESTDPNMFSSTASTANYLTTSIPRPLSRHSSCVVPQSDLLARERCFDYIVQSIDEVWARYCDTTSSAENQLYPYGYVSPVSDSETSGSESDSGYKSSTDAETDCEYRKVSNLPDSKELQSLKDRLTKAKHSLEQTVDSVQFQDCVLFWNRWDMIKYNAVEMMEEEDDDELVESVIEELEEGRWYNES